One part of the Dermacentor andersoni chromosome 2, qqDerAnde1_hic_scaffold, whole genome shotgun sequence genome encodes these proteins:
- the LOC126541445 gene encoding solute carrier family 22 member 7-like, protein MDILVPRRLLSKDLLTSESFDCADAFGHGTFQRRLLLLCTIATFLANIHGFVLQLIMRDVKYRCKLPAPPPQYNSSPVAWRSLLIPTEADGELSLCRRYEHPKEPNGSTPNTIPCGEWVYDDDDEPARTSIVSDWDLVCQRRILVSMMIAVHSFGSFLFTVVAGSLADAIGRLPVVLACAVALIVSTVAACLSETYVMFVAVKFVSSGSVTAVMNITILSVFEITTHNNRPLHVIFAGTLGLLFSDMWYATVATVRLGWMLKHVVFTFPTVLVLPAFCVVFESPRWLVAKAHFNAAEAVMMSAAAINHFPIHYTALTLDKVKTAMVRNAVRLPSIDQDMLSGYSMRRRALILSLSYFSITFSSFIPSFATGNRNDPWYTLGSFSVNLLGYAMMHLLITRLSILTVMNVWFSVLGMLQCLLSLAVGAGAGLTSQALVMVATALFYSGSVLCFVYTLELFPTAIRGTVVCWVFACGRLGGVCATVVLEFHGLSRADLGHAVAGTLLMASMFAQSGLPQATSVECTKMEHRRASAMSKHSMDYMKKTLDTGLRDTSRSRVSADSSKCSTVSRSHRRSRR, encoded by the coding sequence ATGGACATCCTGGTCCCACGACGGCTGCTGTCCAAGGACCTTTTGACCAGCGAGTCCTTCGACTGCGCCGACGCCTTCGGCCACGGCACCTTCCAAAGGCGCCTGCTGCTGCTCTGCACCATCGCTACCTTCCTTGCAAACATCCACGGCTTTGTACTCCAGTTGATTATGAGAGACGTTAAGTACAGATGCAAGCTTCCGGCGCCGCCGCCGCAATACAACAGCTCTCCGGTCGCATGGAGGAGTTTGTTAATCCCCACAGAAGCAGATGGCGAATTGAGCCTCTGTCGCCGCTACGAGCATCCAAAGGAACCAAACGGCAGTACCCCCAACACCATTCCCTGTGGTGAGTGGGtgtacgacgacgatgacgagcCGGCGCGCACTAGCATCGTGAGCGACTGGGACCTCGTATGTCAGAGGCGGATACTCGTCTCGATGATGATTGCGGTCCACAGCTTCGGCTCTTTCCTGTTCACAGTCGTCGCTGGATCGCTCGCCGACGCCATAGGTCGGTTGCCCGTGGTCCTGGCATGCGCGGTAGCACTCATCGTCTCCACTGTCGCCGCATGCCTTTCCGAAACCTACGTGATGTTCGTGGCAGTGAAGTTTGTCAGCTCGGGAAGCGTCACCGCAGTCATGAATATTACCATCCTGTCCGTCTTCGAGATTACCACGCACAATAACCGGCCGCTCCATGTCATCTTTGCCGGAACGCTGGGCCTTCTGTTTTCCGACATGTGGTATGCCACCGTCGCAACAGTCAGGCTCGGTTGGATGCTGAAGCACGTGGTGTTTACGTTTCCGACTGTGCTCGTGCTGCCGGCCTTCTGTGTCGTCTTCGAGTCACCCCGTTGGCTGGTCGCAAAGGCTCATTTCAATGCTGCGGAGGCGGTTATGATGAGTGCTGCCGCGATCAACCACTTTCCCATCCATTACACGGCGTTGACACTGGACAAGGTCAAGACGGCGATGGTCAGGAACGCCGTTCGCCTGCCTTCCATCGACCAGGACATGCTCAGTGGGTACTCCATGCGGCGGCGCGCTTTGATTTTGAGCCTTTCGTATTTCTCCATCACGTTCTCCTCGTTCATCCCGTCGTTCGCCACTGGGAATCGAAATGATCCCTGGTACACTCTGGGGTCATTCTCCGTGAACCTGTTAGGCTACGCGATGATGCACTTGCTAATCACCAGGCTCAGCATACTGACTgtaatgaatgtgtggttttcgGTGCTCGGCATGCTTCAATGCCTACTGAGTCTAGCGGTCGGCGCGGGTGCAGGGCTTACGAGCCAGGCCCTGGTCATGGTGGCCACGGCGCTCTTCTACTCCGGCTCTGTCCTTTGCTTCGTCTACACTCTCGAGCTTTTCCCAACAGCCATCCGTGGTACGGTGGTGTGCTGGGTCTTCGCCTGTGGACGCCTAGGCGGCGTGTGTGCCACGGTAGTGCTGGAGTTCCATGGGCTCAGTCGTGCTGACCTTGGGCACGCGGTGGCCGGCACTCTTCTTATGGCATCGATGTTCGCCCAGAGTGGCCTACCGCAGGCTACCTCGGTAGAGTGCACCAAGATGGAACACCGGCGCGCGTCGGCAATGAGCAAACACAGCATGGATTACATGAAGAAGACGCTTGACACCGGGCTCCGCGACACGTCTAGAAGTAGGGTTAGTGCCGACAGCTCTAAGTGTAGCACTGTCTCTCGCAGCCATCGACGCTCGCGTCGCTAG